A window from Bubalus kerabau isolate K-KA32 ecotype Philippines breed swamp buffalo chromosome 5, PCC_UOA_SB_1v2, whole genome shotgun sequence encodes these proteins:
- the ACTRT2 gene encoding actin-related protein T2 — protein sequence MFDPHILDCPAVIFDNGSGLCKAGLSGEIGPRHVVSSIVGHPKFKTPLTGANQKKYFVGEEALHRHEVLQLHYPIERGLITGWEDMEKLWKHLFEWELGVKANDQPVLMTEPSLNPRETREKMAEVMFESFNVPAFYLSDQAVLALYASACVTGLVVDSGDGVTCTVPIFEGYSLPHAVTKLYVAGRDITEQLTRLLLASGRTFPCVLDKALVDDIKEKLCYVALEPDKELCRRPEEVLREYKLPDGNIVPIGDQLYQAPEALFSPEKLGIQNPGLSKMVSCSITKCDADIQKTLYGEIVLSGGTTLFQGLDDRLLRELEQLASKGTPIKITAPPDRWFSTWIGASIVTSLSSFKQMWVTSADFKEFGTSVIQRRCF from the coding sequence ATGTTTGACCCGCACATATTAGACTGCCCAGCAGTGATTTTCGACAATGGATCCGGGCTTTGCAAGGCAGGACTGTCTGGAGAGATTGGCCCCCGCCACGTTGTCAGCTCCATCGTGGGACACCCCAAGTTTAAGACGCCTTTGACGGGGGCCAACCAGAAGAAGTACTTTGTGGGGGAAGAGGCCTTGCACAGGCATGAGGTCCTTCAGCTGCACTACCCCATCGAGCGTGGCCTGATCACAGGCTGGGAAGACATGGAGAAGCTCTGGAAGCACCTGTTCGAGTGGGAGCTGGGAGTCAAGGCCAATGACCAGCCGGTGCTCATGACAGAGCCCTCGCTGAACCCCAGGGAGACCCGGGAGAAGATGGCCGAGGTGATGTTCGAGAGCTTCAACGTGCCCGCCTTCTACTTGTCGGACCAGGCCGTGCTGGCCCTCTATGCCTCGGCCTGCGTCACAGGCCTGGTGGTGGACAGCGGGGACGGGGTCACCTGCACTGTCCCCATCTTCGAGGGCTACTCCCTGCCCCACGCTGTCACTAAGCTCTATGTGGCGGGGAGGGACATCACAGAGCAGCTCACCCGGCTGCTGCTGGCCAGCGGGAGGACCTTCCCGTGTGTGCTGGACAAAGCCCTGGTGGACGACATCAAGGAGAAGCTGTGTTATGTGGCCCTGGAGCCGGATAAAGAGCTGTGCCGGAGGCCGGAGGAGGTCCTCCGTGAGTACAAGCTGCCTGACGGCAACATCGTTCCCATCGGGGACCAGCTGTACCAGGCGCCCGAGGCCCTGTTCTCGCCTGAGAAGCTGGGCATCCAGAACCCGGGCCTGTCCAAGATGGTCTCCTGCAGCATCACCAAATGTGACGCCGACATCCAGAAAACCCTCTACGGGGAGATTGTGCTGTCCGGCGGCACCACGCTCTTCCAGGGGCTGGACGACCGGCTTCTGAGGGAGCTGGAGCAGCTGGCCTCCAAGGGGACCCCCATTAAGATCACGGCACCGCCTGACCGCTGGTTCTCCACGTGGATTGGTGCCTCCATCGTCACTTCTCTGAGCAGCTTCAAGCAGATGTGGGTCACCTCTGCGGACTTCAAGGAGTTTGGGACATCTGTGATTCAGAGAAGATGCTTCTGA